The Acidobacteriota bacterium genomic interval GTCGTGTTCGCCAGAGAAGAATATGTACCCGGAACCGAGAAGTATGAGCGCTATTACGGCAGCCACCCCGAAAGGAAGGCCGCCGACGACAAGATGCGCAGCCTGCCGGAATTGTTACGGCCCGGCGGACGGTATTATGATGCCGTCCGCTCGCCCCGCGTGGAGGCTGTCTTCACAGTGATAGAGAGCCTGACAACGGCGGTCGATGGCGACGTCAACGCTGACCGCGCGCCCGTCGATCCCGCTGAAACGGCGCGGCAAGTAAAAGACCTGCTGGGCCGTTTCGGTGCCGGCGAGGTCGGGATTGCCAGGCTTAATCCCATGTACGTATACTCGCACGTTGGGCGCGGGCCCGAGCCGTGGGGCACTCCGATAAACAACGACCATCCTTTTGTCATCGTGTTCACCCTGGAAATGGATTATCACCGGGTCGAGGCAGCGCCTGACCTGCCCATCATCGAGGAATCGGCGTTTCAGTACCAGCGGGGAGCGCAAATATCCATTGCTGTGGCCCGCCTTATTCGTGCTCTCGGCTACCGGGCCAGGGCGCATATAGCCGGCAGCAACTACCAGATAATACTCCCGGCCGTGGCACACGATGCCGGCCTGGGTGAACTGGGGAGAATCGGCTACCTGATATCACCGAAGCTGGGCCCGCGTATTCGCCTGGGAGCTATCACGACCGACATGCCGCTGGCGGTTGACAGGCCGCTGTCGTTCGGCGTACAGAATTTCTGTGAGAAATGCCTCAAGTGTGCCGACAACTGTCCCTCGGCGGCCATTCCCAAGGGGGCCGGGTGCGATGTTCGGGGCGTGAAGAAGTGGCCGCTCGATGCCGAAAGGTGTATCCACTACTGGCGATCGATCGGCACCGACTGTGGTCTGTGCATGAAAGTCTGCCCGTACAGCCATCCCCCGACGTTTGTCCACAACCTCGTCAGAGCCGGTATCCGGCGTTCATCGCCGGCCCGCACGATATCCCTCTACGGGGATAACTTGCTGTACGGCAAGCGCGTCCGTAACTTCGTATAACTTCGACCCGGCGCCCGGGTAATCCGGGAAAGCTTCCGACCGATAATATCAATAATAATAACTTGACCGCATCGATCGCCCACGAGTAGACTAAACCGATGGCCCGATCAAGGAGGATGAAGGATATGGTTACCGAAATCAGGCGAAACAACTGGGCGCGTTTCTGCCGGAAGTTCAATGCCGGCAATCAATACCGGCAAGCGACCGTTAACCTCGGACAGAAGAGCAAGGGGGAGGTTGAAATCAACCGCGACGCCCCGTTGATGGGAATCGCCATTGGCAGGAAAGGCCGGCTGATCGACAGCATTGACGTGTTCACCGGCCGCTACGATCCGGAGAACGTCACGCAACCGGCCGTCTCAGTCCGGGAACCGGTCAAAGTCATGCTGGAAACGACCCCTGATGGTACCGACAACCGCCTCAGCGTTGAAAGCAAGGACGGAACCAGGGCCAGCATCATTCTCTCAGGAGAAAGCAGCCCCCAGCGGTACCGCAACTTCGTTGAAAAGGTAGCCTATACCCTCAGCGAACGGCGCGGCTTTGTCCCTGGGAATGACGTAGACGACTGGTGCGAGGCTGAAAACAGGGTCCGTGAGGCTCAACTGCAGTTTACCGGCTGATCACGGCTCTGCACGGAACGAATGCTTTACTGCGCCCGTGGGGCAGGCTGCTTGACGACTGGTCACGGGGGTGCGGCTGGACAAGCC includes:
- a CDS encoding reductive dehalogenase domain-containing protein — protein: MMNIFDLAYHLVGGLVCLFLALFSVSSVSERKPRAAIVAVTALMLFGLVWSGGYYLLRPPGWVPAAAVIAILLLAALYFAPIGSKELLQIGSIDQKFDERDVVFAREEYVPGTEKYERYYGSHPERKAADDKMRSLPELLRPGGRYYDAVRSPRVEAVFTVIESLTTAVDGDVNADRAPVDPAETARQVKDLLGRFGAGEVGIARLNPMYVYSHVGRGPEPWGTPINNDHPFVIVFTLEMDYHRVEAAPDLPIIEESAFQYQRGAQISIAVARLIRALGYRARAHIAGSNYQIILPAVAHDAGLGELGRIGYLISPKLGPRIRLGAITTDMPLAVDRPLSFGVQNFCEKCLKCADNCPSAAIPKGAGCDVRGVKKWPLDAERCIHYWRSIGTDCGLCMKVCPYSHPPTFVHNLVRAGIRRSSPARTISLYGDNLLYGKRVRNFV
- a CDS encoding DUF2934 domain-containing protein, with the protein product MVTEIRRNNWARFCRKFNAGNQYRQATVNLGQKSKGEVEINRDAPLMGIAIGRKGRLIDSIDVFTGRYDPENVTQPAVSVREPVKVMLETTPDGTDNRLSVESKDGTRASIILSGESSPQRYRNFVEKVAYTLSERRGFVPGNDVDDWCEAENRVREAQLQFTG